From Amphiprion ocellaris isolate individual 3 ecotype Okinawa chromosome 10, ASM2253959v1, whole genome shotgun sequence, one genomic window encodes:
- the pdca gene encoding phosducin a — translation MSASTQEEEELPANHTGPKGVINDWRRFKLDSVDQTVPQNKRELLRQMSSPREDDRERLNRKMSAQEYELIQEEDERCLKRYRKQCMQEMHERLSFGPKFESVYELDSGEAFLEVIEKEHRLTLVVVHIYQHGVKGCEQLNSCLDCLALEYTNVKFCRIDAVATGAAERFSAEVLPALLVYKAGELLGNFLSVTKHFNEDFFATDVEGFLNEYGLLPEKEFTACADDEDEGGDVE, via the exons GTCCAAAAGGTGTAATTAATGACTGGCGAAGGTTTAAGTTGGACAGCGTGGATCAGACTGTCCCTCAGAATAAGAGAGAGCTGCTCAGACAAATGTCCAGTCCTCGAGAGGACGACAGAGAGAGACTCAACAGAAAG ATGAGTGCTCAGGAGTATGAACTGATCCAGGAAGAAGATGAACGTTGCCTCAAACGCTATAGAAAACAGTGTATGCAGGAAATGCATGAGCGCCTGAGCTTTGGTCCCAAATTTGAATCGGTCTATGAGCTGGACAGTGGAGAAGCTTTCCTGGAAGTGATAGAGAAGGAGCATCGGCTGACCCTAGTGGTGGTCCACATCTACCAGCATGGTGTCAAAG GCTGTGAGCAGCTGAACTCATGTCTGGACTGCCTGGCTCTGGAGTACACCAATGTCAAATTCTGTCGTATTGATGCTGTGGCGACGGGTGCTGCAGAGCGCTTTTCTGCTGAG GTTCTTCCTGCCCTGCTGGTGTACAAGGCCGGGGAGTTACTGGGAAATTTCCTGTCTGTTACCAAACACTTCAACGAGGATTTCTTTGCAACGGATGTGGAAGGGTTTCTCAATGAATACGGCCTCTTACCTGAGAAGGAGTTCACAGCGTGTGCTGACGATGAGGACGAGGGAGGGGATGTGGAATAG